The genomic interval TCGAGACCGCGTATCCGACGGTTTACCCGGCCGTAACGAATTCCGGGTTTCTCCGCAATTAGGAGGTGCGGGTAATCCCTTTGCTCCCCGCTAACGAATCCGTGCAGGAGAAAGtgagaatataatatatttgccGGCCAGTTTCACGAGATATCCGGAGATCGAACGTGTGTACTGCAAACAGCTCTGCGCGCGGTTAAGTTATTTGCGCCGCACGGCACAGCGACGTGAATTTCACGTTTCACcattattttccgtttttgcTCTCGGGTAGCCCCCGCGACCGCTAAAACTCTCCATTCAATGAAACTCGAGCGAGAGCTCACTTTCTCAGTTTCTAAGAAAGTACACACTACGACTGTATCCGCAGATTGTACGAGAACTCGAAAACTCGATTTTCGCTGATCCCGATCGAAACGTCCTTTCGCGCGACAATCGAAGTACGAACGGTAAATTCGACCGTTTCTTTCGAACCAGTTTTTGGTTCTTTGTACGTAGGTGTTGGTTGCCGGTGCGTTCCGAAATATTCCACACAATTTTCCGGGACCATCTTGTAACGCTGCACATGTGCATattgcgtacatacgtactctACGATACTACACGGCGTACACTTACACGTTTACGTGTAATACACACCCCGTTCGTACCTACCTGCGACGGTGACATAGTTAAGTTTTGAAGTAACGCCACGTTGTCAAAACGAGCGAAAGAGTTGGCCTGGATTTCGCTGCGACGACATGCTCGTGAAGTAAGTAACCGTCGTTCACTCGGGACTTAGAAAGTCTCTCGGTGACCCGACCTAACCCAATCCAATCCGTTGAAAGGTAAAacggtacgtacctacggcgGAAAATTAGCGGAAGGTCGATTTCGGtatcgtcgttcgatcgatcgtaaaAATTCCGCCGTAGACTCGCGACGACACGGATCTTCCGTCGGGTGTCCCCCGCGTATCGGGCCCTCGTTCAAGCGTACCCGTACAGCCTGGTCGGTTATTGCGTgaggtattataattatcgtccCGTACGACGATGCCGGAATCGCTATCCGAGACGCCGTACCTCCGGCACGGCAGATGTACGAGGAGTCCGCTCCGCGGCGGTCACCACCTGCTGTACGCGGTGATCGACTCGTTTTGTCCACCGTCGTTGTTGAACACTCGTTGAGCGATATCGCGGTGTAACGTGCGCCGATACACGCGGGTCGTTAAACGGCGAACGTTTAATAATCTCGTTGCAACGACGAAGAAGTACGACGAGCCGTCATCGGTCACGATGTAAATACCTTCCTTCTCGCAAACACGAGTTATACGTAccattatttattcgtattcGACTACACGAGGTATATATAAACACACCGGCAATAAAACATTTCAAACGTATAGCGTATATAAATCGACGGTGGTTAGCTCGGGTATAAAACATCGTTCTAGCGAGGTAATAGCGGATTTTTTACAATCACGTCCGTCCCCTCGTCCTCGATGGATTCGTACATCCATTTCCGATTGACTCtgtaaagtgaaaaaaatgaacaccgGCGTTTTACGACGGTCGAGGAGAGGATCCGGTCGGTAAACAGAATCGCTATCGTAATAATTCACCTGCATTCGGCGGCACATTTGGTCGATTCGCATCCCGGACAGGGGAAATGACATCCTGGACAACCGCTTTGCAAACAGTCGCACAGGTCTTCTTTCGTCCGTATGTAAATCCCTTTGTCGTCGTACAGTATTCGCCTCTTGCCACCGGGGTAAAGCCTCTGGGTCAGCTTGCGGATCTCTCGGTCGCTTCGCTCGGGATCGAAATCGCTCAGAAACGGTTTGAATCCGTTAGCGGATGAGTAGGAACCGCTCATTCGCAGAGTGGTGGGCTTACGCTGTAACTTTGAggaagacaattttttttataacgtcGTTGTTCGATAGTCGGTGACCCTGGGAAGCTGCTTTCGTCGGTTCCGACCGAAGCTCAACGTCCCCCTTACCTTCTCATTTTGCGTAAGTTGAGGCTCGTCTCGACTTTCCGTGGAAGCGGTTTCGgcgttcattattttttttttcttgatgcGTGGATCGTCGTCCTCCCGCTCTGCAATTTAATTTTCAGGTTAGATTATCGAGAATTATGAATATCGAGACAAAAATCTAGGAGCGTAGTGTTCTAGATTCGATTTTAAAATCGGGTCCCGATGAAATCGGGAGTCGCGGATATTCCCTGAAACGGATGTACCTACACTCGTTTGTCGTACGCCCGAATTCCGCGTAGGTACGCTGGGAACATAAATTTTCCACAACTCGTTCACGGCGAATTGATTCGTTCGTTAATATAGTTAACGCGTGCGCCGCTCAGCCGTCGCtataatttttacgatttccGTACGATTGTATATTCGCCCTATCGGTTGTTCGCGAACACCCGATAACGCCCGCGAGATAACATTCAAACTTTCTAGACATTTTTAACGCACGGATCCGTTCGTACGTAGATCTGATTAATTGTAACCTCGATTACGATACCGCCGCTCAACCGTATTTGCTACATTTCTAGGATAACCCAGATCTGCGTGGGCCTCGATGTAATCGGACCCATCGGGCCCGTTGCCCTGTACAATCTCCTCGTCGACTCGGAATCGGATTCTCGAAACGATACAGGTAACCGATATCGAAAACGTGTTGTCGTCGGAACGGAGTCCGCGTGGTATTCGGAAGTTCAAAGTTACGCACATTTCGGAACGAGCTTCGCCGGAATACTTATATTgtatagaagaaagaaagaaagaaagaatgaagtTGAGCGAGTTCGTTTAATATCGCCCGGTGGTTCCCGGTCGTCTCGCGCATTTCTCTAAGTTCCCTCTTATCGTTGTATAGGTACCACGTGTAATACGCCCGAGCAATCCGGCGCGTGTTGATATTagcatttatttatatctctTGACCCGGAATACGCTAGGCTAGCGCCTTTCCACGCGGTGCAATCGACCCAATATCGCGTGAAAACTGGAACGGGCGAACCGACTGACCCGATACAAACGACGGAGACTgtggccttttttttttcttttttttttctgcagacATCCACCGATACCAGCTGGGTAATTCACCTGGATTATCGACGCGAATGAATGCTCGCCTTTTTGGATAATCGCGCTCGATTCCATAtcgatcatcgtcgtcattccTCGGGGAGTTGTTTAGCGATTGTTGGTTCGCACAGTCGATGTAACGAAACCCTGTACACGTTGTTCCCTCTGTACCATGGGGTGTTCGACGGTTAGCGTCGGACGGCTGCGGGGACCGACGGACATTGATCGCGCTAAAAAAGGCCAGTGGAACAAGGCTGCACCGTAATTATTAATCGTGTTCTCTTTCGTTCGACCTGCGGTGTATACCTACCACCCGGCTGCCTaaaatcgttcgtttcgtGGCGCGGTGTACTTGGATTTTTCACTCGCTTCTACGTTACGCCGTTCGTATTTTCGAAACCGCGATGTGgtcagaaaaaatgaaaaatatatacagagAAAGCGATCGTACCATTCTCGGCGTCTCTTTTGAATATTGTAATTCGAGCGCGCCAAATTACGATCTTTTCATCGCGGTATACCCATTCGAATACATCCTCGAGTGCGcataaaaatagaaactaTTCCAACTCATAACGCTGGGCGAAAAATTAGTCGGCAatagatcgatcgattcgtcgtACGATCCACGCGGTTGCGTCGAACGCTCGGAACtttcgtatatacacgtatatgtctGTGTGTCTACATCCCGTGCACGTCGAGTAGCTGTCCCACGGCGATAACGAGCGTCGAAGTCTTGACCTCGCACAAACTAAAATGCGTTAATTCAACCGCGGCTAGATGCGCTACTACCGATCGGCGTTATTGATTAGCCAGCCAAAACCTGATCCGAGgtatccccccccccaccaccacttccctttttttttttcgctggaTCGCCAGGTGTGCGGCCCGAGCTCTCGACGATCGTGTCGAGGTGCGCCGCTTTCCCCCCGCCACTCCGAACAAAATTGCCGTGGAACAAAGTTTTTTTCGTATCACGCGTGGGAGGAGGATGACgaggagagaggggggggggggggggggaggaaagggCGGCATATCCCAAAACCGTAAGAATTGGGTCGAAAAAGGCCGAGTTCTCGCAACGCCGGTGTACACGTAACGCGTTATCCGGCTGTGATCGCGCGAAGGATTTCGAACGCTCGCAGCGAACCGCTTGTAGGTAACCTACCGGAGATCGTCGCGGTTGTCGCACTTCTCAATTGGACACAGGTCAGATAACTGGAATTTCGCTCCCCTTGGCGAGCTCGCGTTGCACCAGATCGTGCACGGGTGTGAGTACGCGTACGcgcgatctctctctctctctctctctctctctctacggtCGATcgagttgaaattaacgacgacgatcgggACTCCGAGAAAtcacgataattttttgatcgtcgGCGTGCGATTTTCGCTGCGGAGTTCGCTTTTTCGGTTTATCCCGAGGCACCTCATCGCTTCGCCCCACCTCGCGGAATCTTCTCGCTTATCCCCTCCCTCCACCAACCAACTTATCCTCGACTCGAGTCGCTCGCGATGCTCTCAATAGAACGGGAACGCAGGTGACGGGTCACCGGTACGCTATTTACCTACTTTGTACGCCCACCTACGTACGCCCACCCCGCGCGATACACACTCGTTAAATATCTACAAAATGAATCAATTATGCAGGAGCACCACGTAACGTCGCAACTCGCGCGGATACGGATACTCCGTACATAACGTCATTTGTCGCGGTGCAGCGGTAGGACTgtgcggtataggtataggtacaggTACCACCGCGTCGATCGTAGCACGCGATCTCGCTTTCCGTACACGTGACATCGCCGAATATTTCCAACGTATATAAAAACTCGCGAATGGATCCCGAGATCGGTCGCGTAATCCGGCTTATCGTGGGCGTGTATCTGGAGGTCGAATCGGTCGTTtctaaatgaaattcaattccgtATGCCTggttacttcttcttcttccaccgCTAGGAGCGCGTTTACAATTATTCCCTATAGATCGGAGGACGAGCTCTCGATCACGTTGCGGTCGGAGCTGCTCACGGACGATCGGACGCTCCGTTGTTATTTATCGGGTGCTGAAAgaaacacacacgcgcgcgtacgATGACTCTCCTCGCCTGGTAGACTCGCCTGTATAACGTAGGCGTCGATGATGGTTGCCCCGGAGGCGGCGGAGCGGGTCGGGAGAGGACGAA from Athalia rosae chromosome 1, iyAthRosa1.1, whole genome shotgun sequence carries:
- the LOC105693465 gene encoding ARL14 effector protein-like isoform X1, producing the protein MNAETASTESRDEPQLTQNEKLQRKPTTLRMSGSYSSANGFKPFLSDFDPERSDREIRKLTQRLYPGGKRRILYDDKGIYIRTKEDLCDCLQSGCPGCHFPCPGCESTKCAAECRVNRKWMYESIEDEGTDVIVKNPLLPR
- the LOC105693465 gene encoding ARL14 effector protein-like isoform X2; the protein is MNAETASTESRDEPQLTQNEKRKPTTLRMSGSYSSANGFKPFLSDFDPERSDREIRKLTQRLYPGGKRRILYDDKGIYIRTKEDLCDCLQSGCPGCHFPCPGCESTKCAAECRVNRKWMYESIEDEGTDVIVKNPLLPR